One window of Cohnella hashimotonis genomic DNA carries:
- a CDS encoding glycoside hydrolase family 43 protein — MLHRSDIQIRDPFVVPVPEEGLYYLYGTTDRNAWSGPGIGFDVYRSRDLEQWEGPFPAFRPEAGFWGIENFWAPEVHRWRGMYYMFASFKAPGRRRATQILAADGPLGPFRPLSDRPATPPDWECLDGTLYVDRQGEPWIVFCREWLQVTDGEMYALRLSGDLAETVGKPVKLFSATEAPWVRSTVYEAEGQPDVRGYVTDGPFLFRPAERELWMLWSSHGAEGYAMGIAMSASGEIEGPWMQEALPFFRRDGGHGMLFADLEGRLTLALHCPNRTPDERPVFFRVKTEGGTLAL; from the coding sequence ATGCTGCACAGAAGCGACATTCAAATCCGCGATCCGTTCGTCGTGCCGGTGCCGGAAGAGGGATTGTACTATTTGTACGGCACGACGGATCGTAACGCTTGGTCCGGTCCGGGCATCGGCTTCGACGTCTACCGAAGCCGCGATCTGGAGCAGTGGGAGGGGCCGTTCCCGGCGTTCCGGCCCGAAGCCGGGTTCTGGGGGATCGAAAATTTCTGGGCGCCCGAGGTTCATCGCTGGCGGGGCATGTACTATATGTTCGCCAGCTTCAAGGCGCCCGGACGGCGGCGCGCGACGCAGATTCTGGCCGCGGACGGGCCGCTCGGCCCGTTCAGGCCCTTGTCTGACCGGCCGGCGACGCCGCCGGACTGGGAATGCCTGGACGGCACCTTGTACGTGGACCGGCAGGGCGAACCGTGGATCGTATTCTGCCGCGAGTGGCTGCAGGTGACGGACGGCGAGATGTACGCCCTTCGGCTTAGCGGGGACCTGGCCGAGACGGTGGGTAAGCCGGTTAAGCTGTTCTCCGCGACGGAGGCGCCGTGGGTGCGGAGCACGGTGTACGAAGCTGAGGGTCAGCCGGACGTTCGCGGCTACGTGACGGACGGGCCGTTCCTGTTCCGACCGGCCGAGCGGGAGCTGTGGATGCTCTGGTCGAGCCACGGTGCCGAAGGGTATGCGATGGGCATCGCGATGTCTGCGTCCGGAGAGATTGAAGGGCCGTGGATGCAGGAAGCGCTGCCGTTCTTCCGCCGGGACGGCGGGCACGGGATGCTCTTCGCCGATCTGGAGGGTCGGCTGACGCTCGCGCTGCACTGCCCGAACCGGACGCCGGACGAGCGCCCCGTATTTTTCCGCGTGAAGACGGAGGGCGGTACGCTTGCGCTATAG
- a CDS encoding glycosyl hydrolase family 28 protein produces MRNIGLRFVRLLIAAALFVAPLAFGVPATHAAGTVTAYAAPTGAPRSSDFTVTAGSSAIDLYGDNNGWGNKVSYGYFDMTGSVTVSVTVNFSFSSYKLAPASLGLASTRSGNTIQFTLNGPTNVSLILDGNYQGRTLHLFASAPETSVPSPSDPNVIYIGPGYYDYSSTPTTTITVGSGKTLYIAGGAFLNGHIEVRGASNVAIRGRGIVSMNYTSTYLNQPISILSSTNVQMSGIIVDRRVGAWSSLMDNSSQVSVTDYKVVSPTYASTDGLNLVNSHDVTIDRSFFRTADDCIAIKGVVTPGYNASDNPASGAPNYNITIQNSQFWSDANDVWALGAETQAAYYENIKYLNNDVLYSYDDRDNHGVIQDRAVMDITALNGTQFRNILYQDIRVEQSVRLVNLSFADSFWFGSLPGNQSFPGLISGVTFRNITAVGTGSKEIRLWGWDLGKPVSDILFEDVSIDGQYLTDLGDKPFNVNNYVKNVVVRRSASPVDAYVGGLDFSSVQGANQWYYKEWNGSSYANMTWNATDRKWKGTGSYIGMWGPNFVHPESNDAVKAWLAPSTGTVMIKGTAAKWDTGGGDGVRIKIMKNGTPLWPSSGWQTIAATDRLGVQFGVIANVAAGDYVYIVVNKNGTDSYDTTVLDAMISYKPVFNASTDFLTYQGGWNWSYLQGNAAPYTNMNWNAADKTWRGTNAWNIIHDGGLMHPDADDTVRAWTAPASGTVRVTGNARKQDTNGGDGVRVKILKNAAQLWPASGWQAIAYNDATGASHSLTVSVTAGDVLYFVLDKNGNNSYDTTYWSPNILYT; encoded by the coding sequence ATGAGAAACATCGGTTTGCGTTTCGTTCGTCTTCTGATCGCGGCGGCTTTATTCGTCGCACCTCTGGCCTTCGGCGTGCCGGCGACGCACGCCGCCGGTACGGTCACCGCCTACGCGGCGCCCACCGGCGCGCCCCGCTCCTCCGACTTCACGGTCACAGCCGGCAGCAGCGCCATCGATTTGTACGGAGACAACAACGGCTGGGGCAACAAGGTATCGTACGGTTACTTCGACATGACCGGCTCCGTGACCGTGTCGGTGACGGTCAACTTCTCTTTTTCCTCCTATAAACTGGCGCCTGCTTCCCTCGGTCTCGCCTCTACCCGAAGCGGGAACACGATACAGTTCACGCTGAACGGTCCGACCAACGTATCGCTTATTTTGGACGGGAATTATCAGGGGCGCACGCTCCACCTGTTCGCCAGCGCGCCAGAGACGAGCGTGCCGAGTCCGTCCGATCCGAACGTCATCTACATCGGACCCGGCTATTACGACTACTCTTCCACGCCGACGACGACGATCACGGTCGGTTCGGGCAAGACGCTGTATATCGCCGGCGGCGCGTTCCTGAACGGGCATATCGAAGTGCGCGGCGCCTCGAATGTCGCGATCCGGGGCCGTGGCATCGTCAGCATGAATTATACGTCGACTTATCTGAATCAGCCGATCAGCATCTTGTCGAGCACGAACGTGCAGATGAGCGGCATCATCGTGGACCGGCGAGTCGGTGCCTGGTCGAGCCTGATGGACAACAGCAGCCAGGTCAGCGTCACCGATTACAAAGTCGTCAGCCCGACTTATGCGAGTACGGACGGGCTGAATCTCGTCAATTCCCACGACGTGACGATCGACCGCTCTTTCTTTCGGACCGCCGACGACTGCATCGCGATCAAAGGCGTCGTCACGCCAGGCTACAACGCAAGCGATAATCCGGCGAGCGGAGCGCCCAACTACAACATCACCATCCAGAACAGTCAATTCTGGAGCGATGCCAACGACGTATGGGCGCTCGGCGCGGAGACGCAAGCGGCCTATTACGAGAACATCAAGTATTTGAACAACGACGTCCTGTACAGCTATGACGACCGCGACAATCACGGGGTCATTCAGGACCGGGCCGTTATGGATATCACCGCCTTGAACGGCACGCAGTTCCGCAACATTCTGTACCAGGACATCCGGGTCGAGCAGAGCGTCCGGCTCGTCAATCTCTCTTTTGCGGACAGCTTCTGGTTCGGCTCGCTGCCGGGCAACCAGTCCTTCCCGGGGCTCATCAGCGGCGTGACGTTCCGGAACATTACCGCCGTCGGCACCGGTTCGAAGGAGATTCGGCTGTGGGGCTGGGACCTGGGCAAGCCGGTCAGCGACATTCTGTTCGAGGACGTATCGATCGACGGACAATATTTGACCGATCTGGGCGATAAGCCGTTCAACGTCAACAATTACGTGAAAAACGTCGTCGTCAGGCGCTCTGCCTCACCGGTCGATGCGTATGTCGGCGGGCTGGACTTTTCCTCCGTACAGGGGGCGAATCAGTGGTACTACAAGGAGTGGAACGGCAGCAGCTACGCCAATATGACGTGGAACGCGACGGACCGAAAATGGAAGGGGACGGGCTCGTACATCGGCATGTGGGGGCCGAATTTCGTCCACCCGGAGAGCAACGACGCGGTCAAAGCATGGCTGGCCCCGAGTACGGGCACGGTGATGATCAAAGGAACGGCAGCCAAGTGGGATACGGGCGGCGGCGACGGCGTGCGGATCAAAATCATGAAAAACGGCACCCCGCTGTGGCCATCCAGCGGCTGGCAGACGATTGCGGCGACCGATCGGCTCGGCGTACAGTTCGGCGTCATCGCGAACGTCGCTGCCGGCGATTACGTTTATATCGTCGTCAACAAGAACGGCACCGACAGCTATGACACGACCGTGCTGGATGCGATGATCTCCTACAAACCGGTTTTTAACGCATCGACCGACTTCCTGACGTATCAGGGCGGCTGGAACTGGAGCTATCTGCAGGGCAATGCCGCTCCCTATACGAACATGAACTGGAACGCGGCCGACAAGACGTGGCGGGGCACGAACGCGTGGAATATCATTCACGACGGCGGGCTGATGCATCCGGACGCCGACGACACGGTGCGGGCGTGGACCGCCCCGGCATCGGGTACGGTGCGCGTCACGGGCAACGCGCGGAAGCAGGATACGAACGGCGGGGACGGCGTCCGGGTCAAGATCTTGAAGAACGCCGCGCAGCTATGGCCGGCGAGCGGCTGGCAGGCGATCGCCTACAACGACGCGACGGGTGCCAGCCATTCGCTGACCGTCAGCGTGACGGCGGGCGACGTGCTCTACTTCGTCCTGGACAAGAACGGAAATAACAGTTACGACACGACGTACTGGAGTCCGAACATTTTGTATACGTAA
- a CDS encoding hemolysin family protein, whose protein sequence is MINTIIVLALIACTAFFVAAEYAVIRVRMSRIEQMVAEGNKKASAVKQIVARLDEYLSACQLGNTLTNLALGWLGESTVEHLLSPVFGLFALPESVETVVSFVIAFLILTFLEVVVGELLPKIVAIQKAESLALALARPLMIFFKITYPFSWLLNRSARLLTGMFGMKPLSETDNTRTEAELRLILSEGYKSGIINSSEFRYVTNIFELDDMVAKGIMIPRRDVAFIDESETVQEVVARTSLDAYDLYPVTAGGDKDTVVGLIDYKELLTTYIRHPGEPDMPVKPYIEPVLQLLDTVSVQEILLLMQKKDIHMAVLLDEYGGTSGIVTIRDIIARIVGERRQQRDEDGRPLIQQLGDGQYALSGTLMIEETNRLLKTEIEDDEGVYTLGGWLMSELEEAMPGAEVSADNYTFVVAEMENRQIKRVNVRRSAAAVDDMQEAAAPSAEYHS, encoded by the coding sequence ATGATCAATACGATAATCGTGCTGGCGCTCATCGCATGCACGGCTTTCTTCGTGGCCGCGGAATATGCGGTCATACGGGTGAGAATGAGCCGGATCGAGCAGATGGTCGCCGAGGGCAACAAAAAGGCGTCGGCGGTCAAGCAGATCGTGGCCAGATTGGACGAGTACCTGTCGGCATGCCAACTGGGCAACACGCTGACCAACCTGGCGCTCGGCTGGCTGGGCGAATCGACGGTGGAGCATTTGCTGAGTCCGGTTTTCGGGCTTTTCGCGCTGCCGGAGTCGGTGGAGACGGTCGTATCCTTCGTGATCGCGTTCCTCATCCTCACCTTCCTCGAGGTCGTGGTCGGGGAGCTGCTGCCCAAGATCGTGGCGATTCAGAAGGCTGAATCGCTGGCGCTCGCGTTGGCAAGACCGCTTATGATTTTTTTCAAAATCACCTATCCGTTCAGCTGGCTGCTTAACCGTTCGGCGCGGCTGCTCACGGGCATGTTCGGGATGAAGCCGCTCTCCGAAACGGACAACACCCGCACGGAAGCCGAGCTGCGCCTCATTTTGTCGGAAGGCTACAAGAGCGGCATCATCAACTCCTCGGAGTTTCGTTATGTGACCAACATCTTCGAGCTGGACGATATGGTCGCCAAAGGGATCATGATCCCGCGGCGGGACGTGGCGTTCATCGACGAGAGCGAGACGGTGCAGGAGGTCGTGGCCCGTACTTCGCTGGACGCCTATGATCTATATCCGGTGACGGCGGGCGGCGATAAGGATACGGTAGTCGGGCTGATCGATTACAAGGAGCTGCTGACGACGTATATTCGCCATCCGGGAGAGCCGGACATGCCCGTCAAGCCTTACATCGAGCCGGTGCTGCAGCTGCTGGACACCGTATCCGTACAGGAGATTCTGCTGCTCATGCAAAAAAAGGACATCCATATGGCGGTGCTCCTCGACGAATACGGCGGAACTTCGGGCATCGTCACGATCCGCGACATCATCGCGCGCATCGTCGGAGAGCGGAGGCAGCAGCGCGACGAGGACGGCCGCCCGCTGATCCAGCAGCTCGGGGACGGTCAATACGCGCTGAGCGGCACGCTTATGATCGAGGAGACCAACCGCCTGCTGAAAACGGAGATCGAAGACGACGAAGGCGTGTACACGTTGGGCGGCTGGCTCATGTCCGAGCTGGAGGAGGCGATGCCTGGCGCCGAAGTGTCCGCGGACAACTATACGTTCGTCGTCGCGGAGATGGAAAACCGCCAGATCAAGCGCGTTAACGTGCGACGCTCGGCCGCGGCGGTGGACGATATGCAGGAGGCCGCGGCCCCCTCTGCGGAGTATCATTCTTAA
- a CDS encoding ECF transporter S component: MDKRSRALLIAAILLAAGLAVASAIWDGHYLLLSAVAMTLAMAPLFVRFERRRLEPREIAMLAAMAAVAALGRIAFAPLPSFKPTSFVVIVAALVFGSEAGFIVGAVAALASNLFLGQGPWTPWQMFAWGMVGASAGWLRHTRFMKSRIGLCAFGLVWGFLFGWIMNVWSLLSLPDAFGWQLFLITYAQSFYFDLAHAAANVLFLGFFGLSWVRLLDRIRKKYGLLESRSARR; the protein is encoded by the coding sequence ATGGACAAGCGAAGCCGCGCGCTCCTGATCGCCGCCATTCTCCTCGCCGCCGGCCTGGCCGTCGCTTCGGCGATCTGGGACGGCCACTACCTGCTCCTGTCGGCCGTCGCGATGACGCTGGCCATGGCGCCGCTATTCGTCCGCTTCGAACGGCGCAGGCTCGAGCCGCGCGAGATCGCGATGCTGGCCGCGATGGCGGCCGTCGCTGCGCTGGGACGGATCGCGTTCGCGCCGCTGCCGAGCTTTAAGCCTACGTCCTTCGTCGTTATCGTCGCTGCGCTCGTCTTCGGCAGCGAAGCCGGCTTCATCGTCGGGGCGGTCGCCGCGCTCGCCTCGAATCTGTTCCTCGGTCAGGGCCCCTGGACGCCCTGGCAAATGTTCGCCTGGGGCATGGTCGGCGCCTCGGCCGGCTGGCTGCGCCATACGCGCTTCATGAAGTCGCGGATCGGCCTGTGCGCCTTCGGCCTCGTCTGGGGCTTCCTTTTCGGCTGGATCATGAACGTGTGGTCGCTGCTCAGCCTCCCCGACGCCTTCGGCTGGCAGCTCTTCCTGATCACATACGCCCAGAGCTTCTACTTCGATCTCGCTCACGCGGCGGCGAACGTGCTGTTCCTCGGCTTCTTCGGCCTCAGCTGGGTACGGCTGCTCGATCGCATCCGCAAAAAGTACGGACTGCTCGAAAGCCGAAGCGCCCGCCGCTGA
- a CDS encoding ABC transporter ATP-binding protein, which translates to MEIVAAQRLTFRYPDAAQPALTEVDLSIRKGEFVVLCGASGSGKTTLLRHFKRELAPVGDLSGSVRYDGWPLAALPDGRAAEEIGFVFQHPESQIVMDTVWHELAFSMENRGFPQVVMRQRLAELSSFFGLEPLMQRSVHELSGGQTQLVNLASVLLLQPRLLLLDEPTSQLDPVAAREFVHLLRRLNEEFGVTVIASEHRLDDILPLADRLVVMADGRIRHDGSPGEVCRRIWATDDPRERLYVPSVARLLAALDDAGTGAADRTAAAPDTPLPLTVREAVAALDRLAEERAASDGPADHAPMAGGPHGQASADGAETRRPPASSGVSQLRSLLRLSARQGAQGFAEALSCRELTYRFERDLPDVLRKLSLQVREGELLAILGGNGAGKSTLLQLMAGLRKPQRGKIAIAPGRKLGYLAQNPMLYFSSDTVREEFEREAEHAGYRGGAAAAEIAHWTEAFDLGALSDRHPHDLSGGQQQKLALALALLPRPDILCIDEPTKGLDPDAKEAFAALLLQLREEGMTIVMVTHDAEFAARHADRCALLYDGEIAAAAEPPLFFGGNYFYTTAVNRAVRHRYPDAVTAEEVMRRWTSEAARS; encoded by the coding sequence ATGGAGATCGTCGCGGCGCAGCGCCTGACCTTCCGCTATCCGGACGCGGCCCAGCCTGCGCTGACGGAAGTGGACCTGTCCATACGCAAAGGCGAGTTCGTCGTGCTGTGCGGGGCTTCCGGCTCCGGCAAAACGACGCTGCTCCGCCACTTCAAGCGCGAGCTTGCGCCCGTCGGCGATCTGTCCGGCAGCGTGCGCTATGATGGCTGGCCGCTGGCTGCGCTGCCGGACGGGCGCGCGGCCGAAGAGATCGGCTTTGTCTTCCAGCATCCCGAGAGCCAGATCGTGATGGATACGGTATGGCACGAGCTGGCATTCTCGATGGAAAACAGAGGCTTTCCGCAGGTCGTCATGCGTCAGCGGCTGGCCGAGCTGTCCAGCTTCTTCGGGCTGGAGCCGCTCATGCAGCGCTCCGTGCACGAGCTCTCCGGCGGACAGACCCAGCTCGTGAACCTGGCGTCCGTGCTCCTGCTCCAGCCGCGTCTGCTGCTTCTCGACGAGCCGACGTCCCAGCTCGATCCCGTCGCCGCCCGCGAGTTCGTGCATCTGCTGCGCCGGCTGAACGAGGAGTTCGGCGTGACGGTCATCGCGAGCGAGCATCGGCTGGACGACATTTTGCCGCTTGCGGACCGGCTGGTCGTCATGGCGGACGGCCGAATCCGGCATGACGGCTCGCCCGGCGAAGTCTGCAGGCGGATCTGGGCGACCGACGATCCGCGCGAGCGGCTGTACGTGCCGTCCGTCGCCAGATTGCTCGCCGCGCTAGACGACGCAGGTACTGGCGCCGCGGATCGAACGGCGGCCGCGCCGGACACGCCGCTACCGCTTACCGTGCGCGAGGCGGTCGCCGCGCTCGACCGGCTGGCCGAGGAACGCGCGGCTTCGGACGGACCGGCAGACCATGCGCCTATGGCAGGCGGTCCGCACGGACAGGCGTCCGCGGACGGCGCAGAGACCCGCCGGCCGCCGGCTTCAAGCGGCGTCTCCCAGCTGCGCAGCCTGCTTCGCTTGTCAGCCCGCCAAGGCGCCCAAGGCTTCGCCGAAGCGCTGTCCTGTCGCGAGCTTACCTACCGCTTCGAGCGCGACCTCCCCGATGTTCTGCGCAAGTTGAGTCTCCAAGTGCGCGAAGGCGAGCTGCTCGCCATCCTTGGCGGCAACGGCGCGGGCAAGTCCACGCTGCTGCAGCTCATGGCGGGCTTGCGCAAGCCGCAGCGCGGCAAGATCGCGATCGCGCCGGGACGCAAGCTCGGCTATCTCGCGCAAAACCCGATGCTCTACTTCAGCAGCGACACCGTACGCGAAGAATTCGAGAGAGAGGCCGAGCACGCCGGATACAGGGGCGGCGCGGCCGCCGCCGAGATCGCGCATTGGACGGAGGCGTTCGATCTCGGCGCGCTATCGGACCGGCATCCGCACGATCTCAGCGGCGGCCAGCAGCAGAAGCTGGCGCTCGCGCTCGCCCTTCTCCCGCGCCCGGACATCCTCTGCATCGACGAGCCGACCAAGGGGCTCGATCCCGATGCCAAGGAAGCCTTCGCAGCTCTCCTCCTGCAGCTGCGCGAGGAAGGCATGACGATCGTCATGGTGACGCACGACGCCGAATTCGCCGCCCGCCACGCCGACCGGTGCGCCCTGCTCTACGACGGAGAGATCGCCGCCGCCGCGGAGCCGCCGCTCTTCTTCGGCGGCAACTATTTTTACACGACAGCCGTAAACCGGGCGGTCAGGCACCGGTATCCGGACGCCGTTACGGCGGAGGAGGTTATGCGCAGATGGACAAGCGAAGCCGCGCGCTCCTGA
- a CDS encoding energy-coupling factor transporter transmembrane component T, whose translation MNAGGFAGLHPLVCFIYYAGVILLGLMLTHPVYQLASLVLLTALLLLQRQGRILARSLPYYLLIGGLFAIVNPLLSHRGRHILFYMMDQPITLEAVLYGVMTMMTILAVLLMFVSYRVVMTTDKFMYLFSAILPQTALHAWMTLRFIPLFARRFKQIELIQRSRGIDMRTGGPIRRLRNGALLLRILMTWSLEDAMRTGDSMKARGYGTAKRTAFYPYRMDRRDRATLAILGLLLLLALAGWREGWGLLTLFPRMETLRLGSFEWIHFAIFALFVGMPIVFETRERYRWRSSRRSA comes from the coding sequence GTGAACGCAGGCGGTTTTGCCGGCCTCCATCCGCTCGTCTGCTTCATCTATTACGCCGGCGTGATCCTGCTCGGACTGATGCTGACTCATCCCGTCTACCAATTGGCGTCGCTCGTTCTGCTGACAGCGCTCCTGCTTCTGCAGCGGCAGGGCCGGATTCTGGCGCGCTCGCTTCCCTACTACTTGCTGATCGGCGGGCTGTTCGCGATCGTCAATCCGCTGCTGTCCCACCGCGGACGGCATATTCTTTTTTATATGATGGATCAGCCGATCACGCTTGAGGCCGTCCTCTACGGCGTCATGACGATGATGACCATCCTCGCCGTGCTGCTGATGTTCGTCTCCTATCGCGTGGTGATGACGACGGACAAGTTCATGTACTTGTTCTCCGCCATTCTGCCCCAGACGGCCCTGCACGCCTGGATGACGCTGCGGTTTATCCCGCTGTTCGCCCGCAGGTTCAAGCAGATCGAGCTGATCCAGCGGTCGCGCGGCATCGACATGCGGACCGGCGGTCCGATTCGCAGATTGCGGAACGGCGCGCTGCTGCTTCGCATCCTGATGACCTGGTCGCTTGAGGACGCGATGCGCACCGGCGATTCGATGAAAGCGCGCGGCTACGGCACGGCCAAGCGGACCGCCTTTTACCCGTACCGAATGGATCGCCGCGACCGGGCGACGCTCGCCATACTCGGCTTGCTGCTGCTGCTCGCGCTCGCGGGCTGGCGGGAGGGGTGGGGCCTGCTCACGCTTTTCCCGCGGATGGAGACGCTCCGGCTCGGGTCCTTTGAATGGATTCATTTCGCGATATTCGCGCTTTTCGTAGGCATGCCGATCGTATTCGAAACGAGGGAGAGATACCGATGGAGATCGTCGCGGCGCAGCGCCTGA
- a CDS encoding DUF4430 domain-containing protein, with protein sequence MKQIRKGRLAALFVLLAALLMAAGCGGSGSDDGAASGQSSAFAPSSPAAQTRQPGVAESSASPQADPKASPHASAQASATATGNTTTPGVMPDGASPTATPGAASTAGTAKPSGGRIPPATANAGSASAQPEASAPVATPTTSPTPNGTVGGKPSSPPQSGQATTSPSPAATQAPQKAEITLSIVGDSDTGTILSPAAVELKSGDSVLDALKRATRSRKMQMEYQGSGAAAYVEGIDNLYEFDKGAKSGWLFRVNGEFPGKSAGAYKLKPGDVVEWLYTLDMGKDVGKGTDGTETGS encoded by the coding sequence GTGAAGCAAATTCGCAAGGGCCGGCTCGCGGCATTGTTCGTCCTGCTGGCCGCGCTGCTCATGGCCGCCGGCTGCGGCGGGTCCGGCTCCGATGACGGGGCGGCGTCCGGTCAGTCGAGCGCCTTCGCTCCGTCATCACCGGCGGCACAGACACGGCAGCCAGGAGTCGCCGAGTCCTCGGCAAGCCCGCAAGCAGACCCGAAAGCAAGCCCGCATGCAAGCGCGCAGGCTTCCGCAACGGCGACGGGCAACACAACGACGCCTGGCGTCATGCCCGACGGCGCCAGCCCGACGGCCACGCCAGGCGCCGCGTCCACCGCCGGTACTGCCAAGCCTTCCGGCGGCCGGATACCGCCGGCGACTGCCAATGCCGGCTCGGCTTCGGCACAACCTGAAGCCTCTGCCCCCGTCGCCACGCCGACAACGTCGCCTACGCCTAACGGGACCGTCGGCGGCAAGCCTTCGTCCCCTCCGCAGTCCGGCCAAGCGACGACCAGCCCTTCCCCGGCTGCGACCCAGGCGCCGCAAAAGGCCGAAATCACCCTTTCGATTGTGGGCGACAGCGATACAGGCACGATCCTGTCTCCCGCCGCGGTCGAGCTCAAGTCCGGGGACAGCGTGCTCGACGCGCTGAAGCGCGCGACCCGCAGCCGCAAGATGCAAATGGAGTATCAAGGCAGCGGCGCGGCCGCTTATGTAGAAGGCATCGATAATTTATACGAGTTCGACAAGGGCGCGAAGAGCGGCTGGCTGTTCCGCGTGAACGGGGAATTTCCGGGCAAGAGCGCGGGCGCTTACAAGCTGAAACCCGGCGACGTCGTAGAATGGCTGTATACGCTCGACATGGGCAAGGATGTCGGAAAAGGCACGGACGGCACGGAGACAGGGTCGTGA